One Clavibacter zhangzhiyongii genomic region harbors:
- a CDS encoding ABC transporter permease yields MTGWLSRTATGLVGAVVEAWAELRIHRTRVMLSLVGVAVAVAAITSVVGLGAVVQQAQTEQMERQSGRPAALSVSAYSATGQGLSYAQQRTLLADVADRYGITWSTIIGSTTVPVDFARGQVQVQTVVVDREYGEMRRVDVTDGRWFDERDADRLAPALVVNPAFLAELGSPDIASHPSSVLHGERSDLVGVVVGSVPALYAEEPPTIYLQASDAERLMTDDALDAMGPQAEFWVPEAEADALTASITSQVAATAPEGLQVSVARSDWGTYDYDPLLAIKILVGGVAGLVLLLGALGLVNISLVTVKQRIREIGVRRAFGASAGRVFFAVMMESIVATVAAGVVGVMAAVAIVKNPWILSFVASGVTEFPPFPLSAALLGLGASLAVGAVAGLLPALVAVRVSVIDAIRY; encoded by the coding sequence GTGACGGGCTGGCTGTCGCGCACGGCGACCGGCCTCGTGGGCGCGGTCGTGGAGGCGTGGGCCGAGCTCCGGATCCACCGCACGCGCGTGATGCTGTCCCTCGTCGGCGTCGCGGTCGCGGTGGCGGCGATCACGTCGGTCGTCGGCCTCGGCGCCGTCGTGCAGCAGGCGCAGACCGAGCAGATGGAGCGGCAGTCCGGCCGTCCCGCCGCGCTGTCGGTGTCCGCCTACTCCGCCACGGGCCAGGGCCTGTCCTACGCCCAGCAGCGCACGCTCCTCGCGGACGTCGCCGACCGGTACGGCATCACCTGGTCGACGATCATCGGCTCCACGACGGTGCCGGTCGACTTCGCCCGCGGCCAGGTCCAGGTGCAGACGGTCGTCGTCGACCGCGAATACGGCGAGATGCGTCGCGTCGACGTGACGGACGGCCGCTGGTTCGACGAGCGGGACGCGGACCGCCTGGCGCCGGCGCTCGTCGTGAACCCCGCGTTCCTCGCGGAGCTGGGGTCGCCCGACATCGCGTCGCACCCCTCCTCCGTGCTGCACGGGGAGCGGTCGGACCTCGTGGGCGTCGTCGTGGGATCCGTGCCCGCGCTGTACGCGGAGGAGCCGCCGACGATCTACCTGCAGGCCTCCGACGCCGAGCGGCTCATGACCGACGACGCGCTCGACGCGATGGGGCCGCAGGCCGAGTTCTGGGTGCCCGAGGCCGAGGCCGACGCGCTCACCGCGTCCATCACCTCGCAGGTGGCGGCGACCGCGCCCGAGGGGCTGCAGGTGAGCGTCGCCCGCAGTGACTGGGGGACGTACGACTACGACCCGCTGCTCGCGATCAAGATCCTCGTCGGGGGAGTGGCCGGCCTCGTGCTCCTCCTGGGCGCACTGGGCCTCGTCAACATCTCGCTCGTGACGGTGAAGCAGCGGATCCGGGAGATAGGAGTGCGCCGCGCCTTCGGGGCGAGCGCGGGCCGGGTGTTCTTCGCCGTGATGATGGAGAGCATCGTCGCGACGGTCGCCGCGGGTGTGGTCGGCGTCATGGCGGCGGTCGCGATCGTGAAGAACCCGTGGATCCTCTCGTTCGTCGCCTCGGGCGTCACCGAGTTCCCGCCGTTCCCGCTCTCGGCGGCGCTCCTCGGGCTCGGCGCCTCGCTCGCCGTCGGCGCGGTCGCGGGGCTGCTCCCGGCGCTCGTCGCCGTGCGCGTGTCCGTCATCGACGCGATCCGCTACTGA
- a CDS encoding FtsK/SpoIIIE family DNA translocase yields MATSTRSTSRAGKTSSPAPRATPPRKGRAAETKQQTVAYPVQSERRGPLVVAWMGLAHATGALFRALGPERLAKEERRDGIPFLLVVLAITGVVVEWFNPLNDVAMAFDAYTFGGLFGRVAFALPIVMVLLALWLFRHPSSVSDNGRIGVGVSLLLVSIAALCHLFNGAPDPRDGMLALARAGGVLGWVLAAPLSLLITPIGAGIVAGILLVLSLFIITRTPPNRVGMRLRELYSYLFGAPLVDEEQRAAERAARKAQATEQVELEGLDDDGPVDTDSLPWWRRNRSQREDAPAFDSPVLAPHAGSDDREDVPARSAAEAPTTVIDRTVDPDASRPEPGAFAGDDAATRRIDLAEPVDATATAILPSVPVHPTGIRDDDEPAVLPGFEDDGSDAAVVSGESDAPQAPYRLPAASTLSPGTPAKSRSSVNDEVVRALTEVLTNFQVDATVTGFSRGPTVTRYELELAPGVKVERVTALAKNISYAVASNEVRILSPIPGRSAIGVEIPNTDREIVSLGDVLRSSAATNSAHPMTIGVGKDVEGGYVIANLAKMPHLLVAGSTGSGKSSFVNSMITSLLMRAKPSDVRMVLIDPKRVELTIYAGVPHLITPIITNPKKAAEALQWVVKEMDMRYDDLASFGFRHIDDFNKAVTSGSIVLPEGSERTLRPYPYLLVVVDELADLMMVAPRDVEDSIVRITQLARAAGIHLVLATQRPSVDVVTGLIKANVPSRLAFAVSSMTDSRVILDQPGADKLIGQGDGLFLPMGANKAVRVQGAWVQEAEIAKVVEHVTRQARPEYRQDVAVAAERKEIDADIGDDLEVLLAAAELVVSTQFGSTSMLQRKLRVGFAKAGRLMDLLEAREIVGPSEGSKARDVLVSAEQLPGVLATLRGETPAAPAAPAPAAAAPAAVAAGEPDDGDRYPSDPLHKDLDAYEQVEAEGDDDAWGLTGRD; encoded by the coding sequence ATGGCTACGAGCACCAGGTCGACCAGCCGCGCCGGGAAGACCTCCTCGCCCGCGCCGCGCGCCACGCCCCCGCGCAAGGGGCGCGCCGCCGAGACGAAGCAGCAGACCGTCGCCTACCCCGTGCAGTCGGAGCGGCGCGGCCCGCTCGTCGTCGCGTGGATGGGCCTCGCGCACGCCACCGGCGCCCTGTTCCGCGCCCTCGGTCCGGAGAGGCTCGCGAAGGAGGAGCGCCGGGACGGCATCCCCTTCCTGCTCGTCGTGCTCGCCATCACGGGGGTCGTCGTGGAGTGGTTCAACCCGCTCAATGACGTCGCCATGGCCTTCGACGCGTACACGTTCGGCGGCCTCTTCGGCCGCGTGGCCTTCGCGCTGCCCATCGTGATGGTGCTGCTCGCCCTCTGGCTCTTCCGCCACCCCTCGTCGGTGAGCGACAACGGCCGCATCGGCGTCGGCGTCAGCCTCCTCCTCGTCTCCATCGCGGCCCTCTGCCACCTCTTCAACGGGGCGCCGGATCCGCGCGACGGCATGCTCGCGCTCGCCCGCGCCGGCGGCGTCCTCGGCTGGGTGCTCGCCGCCCCGCTGTCCCTGCTCATCACGCCGATCGGTGCGGGCATCGTGGCGGGGATCCTGCTCGTGCTCTCCCTGTTCATCATCACGCGCACGCCGCCGAACCGCGTGGGCATGCGCCTGCGCGAGCTGTACTCGTACCTCTTCGGCGCCCCGCTCGTGGACGAGGAGCAGCGTGCCGCCGAGCGCGCGGCCCGCAAGGCGCAGGCGACGGAGCAGGTCGAGCTCGAGGGCCTCGACGACGACGGCCCGGTCGACACCGACAGCCTCCCCTGGTGGCGCCGCAACCGCAGCCAGCGCGAGGACGCCCCCGCGTTCGACAGCCCGGTGCTCGCCCCGCACGCGGGATCCGACGACCGCGAGGACGTGCCCGCCCGGTCCGCCGCCGAGGCGCCCACCACGGTCATCGACCGCACGGTGGATCCCGACGCCTCCCGCCCCGAGCCCGGCGCCTTCGCGGGCGACGACGCGGCGACGCGCCGCATCGACCTCGCCGAGCCCGTCGACGCCACGGCCACCGCGATCCTGCCCTCCGTCCCCGTGCACCCCACGGGCATCCGCGACGACGACGAGCCCGCCGTCCTCCCGGGCTTCGAGGACGACGGCTCGGACGCGGCCGTCGTCTCGGGGGAGTCCGACGCCCCGCAGGCGCCCTACCGCCTCCCCGCCGCGAGCACCCTGTCGCCCGGCACGCCCGCCAAGTCGCGCTCGTCCGTCAACGACGAGGTGGTGCGCGCCCTCACCGAGGTGCTCACCAACTTCCAGGTGGACGCGACGGTCACCGGCTTCTCGCGCGGCCCGACGGTCACGCGCTACGAGCTCGAGCTCGCGCCCGGCGTGAAGGTCGAGCGCGTCACCGCGCTCGCGAAGAACATCAGCTACGCCGTCGCCTCCAACGAGGTCCGCATCCTCTCGCCCATCCCAGGCCGCAGCGCCATCGGCGTCGAGATCCCCAACACCGACCGCGAGATCGTGTCGCTCGGCGACGTGCTCCGGTCGTCCGCCGCGACGAACAGCGCGCACCCCATGACCATCGGCGTCGGCAAGGACGTCGAGGGCGGCTACGTCATCGCCAACCTCGCGAAGATGCCCCACCTCCTGGTCGCGGGATCCACCGGCTCCGGCAAGTCGAGCTTCGTCAACTCGATGATCACCTCGCTCCTCATGCGCGCGAAGCCGAGCGACGTGCGCATGGTCCTCATCGACCCGAAGCGCGTGGAGCTCACCATCTACGCGGGCGTCCCGCACCTCATCACGCCCATCATCACCAACCCGAAGAAGGCGGCCGAGGCGCTGCAGTGGGTGGTGAAGGAGATGGACATGAGGTACGACGACCTCGCCAGCTTCGGCTTCCGCCACATCGACGACTTCAACAAGGCCGTCACGAGCGGGTCCATCGTGCTCCCCGAGGGCAGCGAGCGCACGCTCCGCCCGTACCCCTACCTCCTCGTGGTGGTCGACGAGCTCGCCGACCTCATGATGGTCGCGCCGCGCGACGTCGAGGACTCGATCGTCCGCATCACCCAGCTCGCGCGCGCCGCCGGCATCCACCTGGTGCTCGCGACGCAGCGCCCGTCGGTCGACGTCGTCACGGGCCTCATCAAGGCCAACGTCCCGTCCCGACTCGCGTTCGCGGTGTCGAGCATGACCGACTCCCGCGTCATCCTCGACCAGCCCGGCGCCGACAAGCTCATCGGCCAGGGCGACGGCCTCTTCCTCCCCATGGGCGCCAACAAGGCGGTCCGCGTGCAGGGCGCGTGGGTGCAGGAGGCGGAGATCGCCAAGGTCGTCGAGCACGTGACCCGCCAGGCCCGGCCGGAGTACCGCCAGGACGTCGCGGTCGCCGCCGAGAGGAAGGAGATCGACGCCGACATCGGCGACGACCTCGAGGTGCTGCTCGCGGCCGCCGAGCTCGTCGTGAGCACGCAGTTCGGATCCACGTCGATGCTGCAGCGGAAGCTGCGCGTCGGGTTCGCTAAGGCCGGTCGCCTGATGGACCTCCTCGAGGCGCGCGAGATCGTCGGCCCGTCCGAGGGATCCAAGGCCCGCGACGTCCTCGTCTCCGCGGAGCAGCTGCCGGGCGTCCTGGCGACGCTGCGCGGGGAGACGCCGGCCGCGCCCGCCGCTCCTGCGCCGGCCGCCGCTGCTCCCGCCGCCGTCGCCGCGGGGGAGCCGGATGACGGCGACCGCTACCCGTCGGATCCGCTGCACAAGGACCTGGACGCGTACGAGCAGGTGGAGGCCGAGGGCGACGACGACGCCTGGGGCCTGACGGGCAGGGACTGA